In Halostella salina, a single window of DNA contains:
- a CDS encoding PRC-barrel domain containing protein translates to MRSNITDDDEGKHVVNADGDKVGIVKDVRAGTAHVDPDPGMTDRIMSKLGWGDMDDDTYPLQEANVDAVTDDEVRLKRDL, encoded by the coding sequence ATGCGATCCAACATCACAGACGACGACGAGGGGAAGCACGTGGTCAACGCCGACGGCGACAAGGTGGGCATCGTGAAGGACGTCCGGGCCGGCACGGCACACGTCGACCCCGACCCGGGGATGACCGACAGGATCATGTCCAAACTCGGCTGGGGCGACATGGACGACGACACGTACCCGCTGCAGGAGGCGAACGTCGACGCTGTCACCGACGATGAGGTTCGACTGAAGCGCGACCTGTAG
- a CDS encoding DUF7504 family protein produces MSETRAVLGESGAHALVCARTFGADERARCLDIVAGPDPGARTVLAVACGRSADGFVKRWLDHVDTVPTHLGVVDVGERTRAAVATPSSGESAVRGVPDPGDLDGVRTAVESLLDAWTPLSGDTVVYLDAVESLLHAASLPALTRFLEEFGAALSARPASLCAAFETGGCEDATVAAVAGAFDSVLDLDGRRRTAVTEQLDPGTLFELLSNRRQRLVLRRLVRDRDGLPLYDLAECVAEAEDADGDREHRGRVYTSLHHVDLPKLTDAGVVTVDDDVVRPTDAIAAVEPHLSMAGESTNGDAP; encoded by the coding sequence ATGTCGGAGACGAGGGCAGTACTCGGAGAGTCGGGGGCGCACGCGCTCGTGTGTGCCCGGACGTTCGGCGCCGACGAGCGTGCCAGATGCCTCGACATCGTCGCCGGCCCGGACCCCGGCGCGCGGACCGTGCTGGCGGTAGCCTGTGGCCGGTCCGCAGACGGGTTCGTCAAGCGGTGGCTGGACCACGTCGACACCGTCCCCACGCATCTCGGCGTCGTCGACGTGGGCGAACGCACCCGGGCGGCGGTCGCGACGCCGTCGTCCGGGGAGAGCGCGGTCCGTGGGGTGCCCGACCCCGGCGACCTGGACGGCGTCCGGACCGCGGTCGAGTCACTCCTCGACGCCTGGACGCCGCTGTCGGGCGACACCGTGGTGTACCTCGACGCGGTCGAATCGCTTCTCCACGCCGCCTCCCTGCCGGCGCTGACGCGCTTCTTGGAGGAGTTCGGCGCGGCGCTGTCGGCGCGACCGGCGAGCCTCTGTGCGGCGTTCGAAACCGGTGGATGCGAGGACGCGACGGTCGCGGCGGTCGCCGGAGCGTTCGACAGCGTACTGGACCTGGACGGCCGCCGGCGGACTGCCGTCACGGAGCAACTCGACCCCGGGACACTGTTCGAACTGCTGTCGAACCGCCGCCAGCGGCTCGTTCTGCGACGGCTCGTCCGCGACCGCGACGGCCTCCCCCTCTACGACCTCGCAGAGTGCGTGGCCGAGGCGGAGGATGCGGACGGCGACCGGGAGCACCGCGGTCGGGTGTACACCAGCCTCCACCACGTCGACCTGCCGAAGCTGACGGACGCGGGGGTCGTGACCGTCGACGACGACGTCGTCCGGCCGACCGACGCCATCGCCGCGGTCGAACCCCACCTGTCAATGGCCGGGGAGTCGACAAACGGGGACGCACCGTGA
- a CDS encoding quinone oxidoreductase family protein → MQAIEVQEFGTSETMSVVDRETPEPGEGEVRVAVEAAGINFADVMQRRGHYEGGPEPPYVPGMEAAGTVDAVGEGVGLDVGDRVVAMTNGNAYAEYVTADTASLFPIPDGMSFEEAAGFPVQFLTAHGCLFGWGDLKEDERVLIHAAAGGVGTAAVQLASRAGAEVFGTASTREKLDLASDLGCDHPINYVEDDFVERVDEITDGEGVDIVLDGVGGETFSESLDAIPQFGRIVAYGAASGRPGEVDTGTLLFGNKSVIGYHLGRAMRTDPNRVLQAVPDLQQGLQSGELEVIVGESFPLADAAEAHEFIENRGSTGKVVLKPA, encoded by the coding sequence ATGCAGGCCATCGAGGTTCAGGAGTTCGGCACGAGCGAGACGATGAGTGTCGTCGACCGGGAGACGCCCGAGCCCGGTGAGGGCGAGGTCCGGGTCGCCGTCGAGGCCGCCGGGATCAACTTCGCCGACGTGATGCAGCGCCGCGGCCACTACGAGGGCGGTCCCGAACCGCCGTACGTCCCGGGGATGGAGGCCGCCGGCACGGTCGACGCCGTCGGCGAAGGCGTCGGGCTGGACGTGGGCGACCGCGTCGTCGCGATGACGAACGGGAACGCGTACGCCGAGTACGTCACCGCCGACACGGCCTCGCTGTTCCCGATCCCCGACGGGATGTCGTTCGAGGAGGCCGCCGGGTTCCCCGTCCAGTTCCTCACCGCCCACGGCTGCCTGTTCGGGTGGGGCGACCTGAAAGAGGACGAGCGCGTGCTGATCCACGCCGCCGCGGGCGGCGTCGGCACCGCCGCGGTCCAGCTCGCATCCCGGGCCGGCGCGGAGGTGTTCGGCACCGCGAGCACGCGGGAGAAGCTTGACCTGGCCAGCGACCTCGGCTGCGACCATCCCATCAACTACGTCGAGGACGACTTCGTCGAACGCGTCGACGAGATCACCGACGGCGAGGGCGTCGACATCGTGCTCGACGGCGTCGGCGGCGAGACGTTCTCGGAGAGCCTCGACGCTATCCCGCAGTTCGGCCGGATCGTCGCCTACGGCGCGGCCAGCGGCCGGCCCGGCGAGGTCGACACCGGAACGCTCCTCTTCGGCAACAAGAGCGTCATCGGCTACCACCTCGGGCGCGCGATGCGGACCGACCCCAACCGCGTGCTGCAGGCCGTGCCCGACCTCCAGCAGGGACTGCAGTCGGGTGAACTCGAAGTGATCGTCGGC
- a CDS encoding TraB/GumN family protein, with amino-acid sequence MAPARDDPRLHDEYVRTVTADESAVGDGSAAPGDVTLVGVVHDHPASVHRVRALIDARDPATVALELSPLALPLFEAYADAADGGPPSRGGEMSAAIRAADCDVTGIDAPSAAFVHRLAARIRDERPSPRTVARVLRGVASVTRHALVCRAGAAVARLTGRTVELDRPVDHDCTANDPPETQAADERRQASRSLSLTRAFETPEPVHLRDATREACMAAKLEDLRRQGDVLAVVGIDHLDGVAAELA; translated from the coding sequence ATGGCTCCCGCCCGCGACGACCCCCGCCTCCACGACGAGTACGTGCGAACCGTCACCGCCGACGAGTCGGCTGTCGGCGACGGATCGGCCGCCCCCGGCGACGTGACGCTCGTCGGCGTCGTCCACGACCACCCCGCCAGCGTCCACCGCGTCCGGGCGCTGATCGACGCCCGCGACCCCGCGACCGTCGCGCTGGAACTCTCGCCGCTCGCGCTCCCGCTGTTCGAGGCGTACGCCGACGCGGCGGACGGGGGCCCGCCGTCTCGCGGCGGCGAGATGAGTGCAGCCATCCGGGCGGCCGACTGCGACGTGACCGGCATCGACGCGCCCAGCGCCGCCTTTGTCCACCGGCTCGCTGCCCGGATCCGCGACGAGCGCCCGTCGCCCCGCACCGTCGCCCGGGTCCTCCGCGGCGTCGCGAGCGTCACCCGGCACGCGCTCGTCTGTCGGGCCGGCGCGGCCGTCGCCCGGCTGACTGGGCGCACTGTCGAACTGGACCGGCCGGTCGACCACGACTGCACCGCGAACGACCCGCCCGAGACCCAGGCGGCGGACGAACGGCGGCAGGCGTCTCGAAGCCTCTCGCTCACCCGGGCGTTCGAGACGCCCGAGCCGGTCCACCTGCGGGACGCCACGCGCGAGGCGTGCATGGCCGCGAAGCTGGAGGACCTGCGAAGACAGGGCGACGTGCTCGCCGTCGTCGGCATCGACCATCTGGACGGCGTCGCCGCGGAACTGGCCTGA
- a CDS encoding DUF952 domain-containing protein, which produces MAYIVHTLSRADWQSFQETGEHRPDSLATEGFVHCSKPGQIVIVADINHATDDDMMLLVLDESKLDSPVRYESGDDGSSAFPHVYGPLSLDSVVDSFQFKQDETGYRLPDELLRY; this is translated from the coding sequence ATGGCATACATCGTCCATACACTTTCCCGAGCAGACTGGCAATCGTTTCAGGAGACTGGGGAACATCGTCCGGACTCACTTGCCACAGAAGGGTTCGTTCACTGTTCGAAACCGGGACAGATAGTCATCGTTGCCGACATCAACCACGCTACCGACGATGATATGATGCTTCTCGTCCTGGACGAATCCAAGCTCGACTCACCAGTTCGATACGAATCGGGAGACGACGGGAGCAGCGCATTTCCACACGTCTACGGCCCCCTATCGTTGGATTCAGTCGTTGACTCGTTCCAGTTCAAACAGGACGAAACCGGCTATCGCCTCCCCGACGAACTACTCCGGTACTGA
- a CDS encoding phosphotransferase family protein, whose translation MADDYYERLVDEDALRTYLESELGPADGFDVQRHREGHSNETLFLQWGDRDLVVRRPPPGETADKAHDVLREYRVVDALQDGPVPVPTTVLACDDESVIGDEFYLMERVEGDVIRDAEPERFADPDRRRRLGEELVDGLAAIHGVDYEAVGLGEFGHPEGFAERQVRRWSEQLTWAFSKTADEREVPVLYDVMEWLTDNAPEDHPHTLVHGDYKLDNVMYGPSEDPELVGVFDWEMSTLGDPLTDLGWMLSVWRDPKDPEPPASNMVTRVMEAEGYPTRRELVDRYEAKTGIEYENDRFYRALAVYKLAALGEMFFARYLQDDADDPLYPKMEETVPALGERAMRIIDGEEPL comes from the coding sequence ATGGCGGACGACTACTACGAGCGCCTCGTCGACGAGGACGCGCTCCGGACCTACCTCGAATCCGAACTCGGCCCGGCCGACGGGTTCGACGTACAGCGCCACCGCGAGGGCCACTCCAACGAGACGCTGTTTCTCCAGTGGGGCGACCGCGACCTGGTGGTCCGGCGGCCCCCGCCGGGCGAGACGGCGGACAAGGCCCACGACGTGCTCCGCGAGTACCGCGTCGTCGACGCGCTGCAGGACGGGCCGGTGCCGGTTCCGACCACGGTGCTGGCCTGCGACGACGAGAGCGTGATCGGCGACGAGTTCTACCTGATGGAGCGTGTCGAGGGCGACGTGATCCGCGACGCGGAGCCGGAGCGCTTCGCCGACCCCGACCGGCGGCGACGGCTCGGCGAGGAACTGGTCGACGGGCTGGCGGCGATCCACGGCGTCGACTACGAGGCGGTCGGCCTCGGCGAGTTCGGCCACCCCGAGGGCTTCGCCGAGCGGCAGGTGCGGCGCTGGTCCGAACAGCTCACCTGGGCGTTCTCGAAGACGGCCGACGAGCGCGAGGTACCGGTGCTGTACGACGTGATGGAGTGGCTCACCGACAACGCGCCCGAAGACCACCCCCACACGCTCGTCCACGGCGACTACAAGCTCGACAACGTGATGTACGGGCCGAGCGAGGACCCTGAACTCGTCGGCGTGTTCGACTGGGAGATGAGCACGCTGGGCGACCCGCTGACCGACCTCGGCTGGATGCTGTCGGTCTGGCGCGACCCGAAAGACCCCGAACCGCCCGCGTCGAACATGGTGACCCGCGTCATGGAGGCGGAGGGGTACCCCACCCGGCGGGAACTCGTCGACCGCTACGAGGCGAAGACCGGCATCGAGTACGAGAACGACCGCTTCTACCGCGCGCTGGCGGTGTACAAGCTCGCCGCGCTGGGCGAGATGTTTTTCGCGCGCTACCTGCAGGACGACGCAGACGACCCCCTGTATCCGAAGATGGAGGAGACGGTCCCGGCGCTGGGCGAGCGCGCGATGCGGATCATCGACGGCGAGGAGCCGCTCTGA
- a CDS encoding SDR family NAD(P)-dependent oxidoreductase, whose translation MTVEQFRVDGETAVVTGASSGIGKRIAERFADDGVDVVVCSRDIDNVEPVADGIADSERPGDALAVECDVTERDAVEALVEATVEEFGGLDVLVNNAGASFMANFDDISPNGWGTIVDINLTGTYHCTQVAGEHLKDGGGSVVNLASVAGEQGAPYMSHYAAAKAGVINLTTTLAHEWAGDGVRVNCISPGFVATPGVESQMGVSADEIERDEVERRIGTSEEIADVAQFLASPAASYVVGQTITPAGLPDIMENPDV comes from the coding sequence GTGACGGTCGAACAGTTCCGCGTCGACGGCGAGACCGCGGTGGTAACGGGCGCGTCGAGCGGTATCGGCAAGCGGATCGCCGAGCGGTTCGCGGACGACGGCGTCGACGTGGTCGTCTGCTCCCGCGACATCGACAACGTCGAACCGGTCGCCGACGGGATCGCGGACAGCGAGCGCCCGGGTGACGCGCTCGCCGTCGAGTGCGACGTGACCGAGCGCGACGCCGTCGAGGCGCTGGTCGAGGCCACGGTCGAGGAGTTCGGCGGGCTGGACGTGCTCGTGAACAACGCCGGCGCGAGCTTCATGGCGAACTTCGACGACATCTCCCCGAACGGCTGGGGCACCATCGTCGACATCAACCTGACGGGCACGTACCACTGCACGCAGGTCGCCGGCGAGCACCTGAAGGACGGCGGCGGGAGCGTCGTCAACCTCGCCAGCGTCGCCGGCGAGCAGGGCGCGCCGTACATGAGCCACTACGCCGCGGCCAAGGCCGGCGTGATCAACCTCACGACGACGCTAGCCCACGAGTGGGCGGGCGACGGCGTCCGCGTCAACTGCATCTCGCCCGGCTTCGTCGCCACGCCCGGCGTCGAGAGCCAGATGGGCGTCAGCGCCGACGAGATAGAGCGCGACGAGGTCGAGCGACGCATCGGCACCAGCGAGGAGATCGCCGACGTGGCGCAGTTCCTCGCCAGCCCCGCCGCGTCCTACGTGGTCGGGCAGACGATCACCCCGGCAGGGCTTCCGGACATCATGGAGAACCCCGACGTATGA
- a CDS encoding TIGR04024 family LLM class F420-dependent oxidoreductase: MTDRTVHLPVAAQPSVDTLVDLSQQAEDLGYERAWLPETWGRDAVTSLTSIAHGTDEIGIGPSILNVYARSPALMGQTAATLQEVSDGRLRLGIGPSGPAVIEGWHGVDFERPLRRTREYVDIIKRVLAGEELNYDGDIFNLAGFRLRSEPPDPAPPVDAAGMGPKAVELCGRFADGWHATVFTPDGMRDRLDNLRRGAELGDRDPDDVRVTLSLTCCALEDGERARELGLQHSAFYIGGMGTYYRDSLARQGHEEVANEVAAAWASGDRERANELLDDELIDDLAAVGTPERAREQFEKFASIDGVDAVAVGFPRGATVDEARETLEALAPEQ; this comes from the coding sequence ATGACCGACCGCACCGTCCACCTGCCCGTCGCGGCGCAGCCGAGCGTCGACACGCTCGTCGACCTCTCGCAGCAGGCGGAGGACCTCGGATATGAGCGCGCCTGGCTCCCGGAGACGTGGGGCCGCGACGCCGTCACCAGCCTGACCAGCATCGCCCACGGCACCGACGAGATCGGTATCGGCCCGAGCATCCTCAACGTCTACGCGCGGTCGCCGGCGCTGATGGGCCAGACCGCCGCAACGCTTCAGGAGGTGTCGGACGGCCGCCTCCGCCTCGGCATCGGCCCGAGCGGTCCCGCCGTCATCGAGGGCTGGCACGGCGTCGACTTCGAGCGCCCGCTCCGCCGGACCCGCGAGTACGTCGACATCATCAAGCGCGTCCTCGCCGGGGAGGAGCTGAACTACGACGGCGACATCTTCAACCTCGCCGGCTTCCGCCTGCGCTCCGAACCGCCCGACCCCGCGCCGCCGGTCGACGCCGCCGGGATGGGACCGAAGGCGGTCGAGCTCTGCGGGCGCTTCGCCGACGGCTGGCACGCCACCGTGTTCACGCCCGACGGCATGCGCGACCGGCTGGACAACCTGCGCCGCGGCGCGGAACTCGGCGACCGCGACCCCGACGACGTGCGCGTCACGCTGTCGCTGACCTGCTGTGCGCTGGAGGACGGCGAGCGCGCCCGCGAACTCGGCCTCCAGCACAGCGCCTTCTACATCGGCGGGATGGGCACCTACTACCGCGACTCGCTGGCCCGGCAGGGCCACGAGGAGGTGGCTAACGAGGTGGCCGCGGCGTGGGCGAGCGGCGACCGCGAGCGCGCCAACGAACTGCTGGACGACGAACTCATCGACGACCTCGCCGCGGTGGGCACGCCCGAGCGAGCGCGCGAGCAGTTCGAGAAGTTCGCGTCGATTGACGGCGTCGACGCCGTCGCCGTCGGGTTCCCGCGCGGCGCGACGGTCGACGAGGCGCGCGAGACGCTGGAGGCGCTCGCGCCCGAGCAGTAG